ATCCGCATACAAACTCAAATCTCCCGGATAAAACAGATTTGTTTCATAATCATTGATTTCACTGCTGAGCAGGGGCAGATTGAATATTGACGGATTCATCCAATCGATCCTTTCTGACATCCTCTGAATAAACTCGAATGTGTGACGCGCTGTTTCGGCGGTTTCATAAGGGGTCCCGAACAGCACATAAACATAAGCGGCAATGCCGCTCTGATGCAGGTTATCGAGGATTCGCCGGACCGCGGACAACCGGGTTCCTTTGCGCATCTCATTTAGTACCTGTTGATCGCCGGATTCCAAACCCAGCTGCAGCATTCGGCATCCTGATTCATACAGAGCCTGACAATAGTCTTTTGATTCCAGCGCCGGCTCAAACCGCACATACCCGTACCACCACGCCTTTGGCGGATTGTCAATAATCCGGTTCAGATGTTTCGGAGGAATGGCATTGTCGAGAAAATGAATGACTCCGGTCCGCTCCTTTTCCCGCAGGTTCTGCAGATCAGCCGTTAACTGTTCGCTTGACAGCGGTTGAAAAGATTTTTTCTCCGCAGCCTCGGGACAAAATCGGCATTTGTTCCAGTAACAGCCCAGTGATGTGCTGTAAGGAAAAAGTCGCGCAGGTGACAAATAAAGGTCTTTATTAAAATCCGAATAATCCGGCAATCCGCACGCAACAGTCTGTTTTACACCAAGATAATCAAGCAGGGCCTGATCACCGCGATGCGGCAGGCAGGCGTCCACCATATCCTGAAAAGGCGGCTGCCGATTTGAATCATTCATCCAGGAGGTGAGCAATCCGCCTCCCAGCAGAATTTTTGACGTTATAGTTCTGCGGCGCAGACAACCGATCAGTGAAAACGCAGACAGCGCCTGACTGAGGAACATCAGAGAAATACCGATAATCTCGGGTGAGGCCGCAGCGGCCCGGTCCGCCAGTTCTTCAAAATAAGCATAAAACGGGCTTTTTTCGGGATGCTCAAAAGCGTGACGCAGGTCTGTGGATTTGACCGGAGTCAAATCAGGATAAACCAGGTTTTTCAACCGCAAACGGCATCCACTCGACCGGCCGGCCATGGCTAAAAACCGGTCCAATTCTTTGACACTGCGTTTATAGCGGCTCAGGTTCTGATACGTCTCCCAGGACTTTAATGCATTCACATTAGCAGTCACATTGCAAAGCGCGGAACGTTCCCGGGAAGAGTCAGGTTGATATGAATGATTCAATACAACATAAAGCGCCTCGATATTGGCGTCTATGAGTCCGCAGCTCGATATTGTGCTGCTGAAGCGCCTGTTTGATATAGGCAATCCCCGCAGGCGGTTCCGACGGTTTGGATACCGGTGGAAAAATTAGAACGATTTGGTTATGAAACAGATCTGTCATTGGAATTTCAATTCAAAACATCCCCCGAAAAAAAGGCATGTGCAGGTTTTCCGCACATGCCTGTATCTCTCATCAATCAGGCATTCCAGCTGAAATGCTCTTTGTAATTATAATCTTCCTTGAGCTGATCGATGGCGCTTTCACGTGCATCTTGAGACGACTGCTGTTCCATACGGGTTTTGATGCTGTCCTTTACTTGCTCAAACGGTTTTTCTTCCTGTTTGTGGCCCACAACTTTGATGATGTGATAACCGAATCGGGTCTCGACCAGGTCGATCTCACCAACATCCATCGTAAAAGCAGCTTCTTCAAAGGGTTTTACCATTTGACCTTTGCCGAAATCTTCATACAGACCGCCTTTTTCCTTGGATCCGGGATCTTCGGAATACTGCTGGGCCAATTCAGCAAAATCAGCTCCGCTCTTTGCTTCTTCCAGCACTTTATTTGCTTTTTCTTCAATCTCGGCTTTTTCTTCCTCGGATTTTCCCTGGGTTGAGAACAGGATGTGGCGCACAGAGGCTGTCTTGGGTTTCTGATATTCCTCAAAGAGCTGCTCTTCTGTGATTTCCATACCCTGTGATACTACCTCATCCGTATATCTTTGCAAATACAGATTGGCTTTGATATCTTGTTTGACCAGGTCCAGGCTGATGTTGCGTTGTTCCAGGAACTGGAGAAACTGATCTTTGCCACCGCGCGCCTGGTAATAACTTTCCAACTGAGCCTGAACCGCGCTGTCGGAAACGGTAATACCCTCTTTCTTGGCATCCATAACAATTAATTTCTGCCGCGCTTTGTTTTCTGCGCTTTGTTCGATGAATTGATAGATCTGCTCGGGTGGGATCTGATTGATCTGGTTCGCCATGCGGCTCAACGGCGCATACAACGAAGACAGGATATCGGATGTCCAGATCGTAAATTCGGATGTGGTGATAAGCACTTTGTTTTGATCCGGGTCCAGGACCTCGATGCCCATAGAATCCGACAGGGTTTCAAACAAAGCGTATTCTTCGGTGCCCGGTTCATACAGAGGACCGGGGTTCTTTTGTCCCCCGCAGGCCATGATTAGAACAACACTCAACACTACCAGCGAAAAAAAATATCGCATAAAGTCTCCTTTTCTTAATAAGTTGTTTAAAGATTTAGGAAAATAAAAAAAATAAATACCAAATGAAAATACTTTTTCCATTGAATTAAACCTTTTGGTTTTACTGTTACAACAATAAAACGTTCCTAAGAATTCAAAAGAGTACGAGGTGAATTATGAATCCTTTTATCAACAGCACCTCTTTCGGCAGCATTACGATAGACGGCACGGAATACTCTCACGATGTCATTATCCACCTGGACGGCAAAATCAGCAAACGCAAAAAAAAACTGTCCAAAAAAGAAACCGGGAGTTCACACCTGTTTTCTGAACAAGAAGCCAAACATATATATCAATCAGGGACAGGTAAAATAATTTTAGGCACCGGTCAAAACGGTGTCCTTAAAGTATCGGATGAGGCCATGCAATATTTTGAAAAAAAACATTGCACACTGGAAATCTGTCCCACACCGCGTGCCATTGAATACTGGAATAAAGAGTCCGGACCGATTGTGGGGCTGTTCCATGTCACCTGTTGAAATCGGTAACTATTTTTCACAACACACACAAAGGAGTCAATATGTCATTACAACTCACATCATCGGCGTTTTCGCACAATAGCCCAATCCCGTC
This genomic window from candidate division KSB1 bacterium contains:
- a CDS encoding peptidylprolyl isomerase; translation: MRYFFSLVVLSVVLIMACGGQKNPGPLYEPGTEEYALFETLSDSMGIEVLDPDQNKVLITTSEFTIWTSDILSSLYAPLSRMANQINQIPPEQIYQFIEQSAENKARQKLIVMDAKKEGITVSDSAVQAQLESYYQARGGKDQFLQFLEQRNISLDLVKQDIKANLYLQRYTDEVVSQGMEITEEQLFEEYQKPKTASVRHILFSTQGKSEEEKAEIEEKANKVLEEAKSGADFAELAQQYSEDPGSKEKGGLYEDFGKGQMVKPFEEAAFTMDVGEIDLVETRFGYHIIKVVGHKQEEKPFEQVKDSIKTRMEQQSSQDARESAIDQLKEDYNYKEHFSWNA
- a CDS encoding MTH938/NDUFAF3 family protein, with the protein product MNPFINSTSFGSITIDGTEYSHDVIIHLDGKISKRKKKLSKKETGSSHLFSEQEAKHIYQSGTGKIILGTGQNGVLKVSDEAMQYFEKKHCTLEICPTPRAIEYWNKESGPIVGLFHVTC
- a CDS encoding B12-binding domain-containing radical SAM protein, with product MPISNRRFSSTISSCGLIDANIEALYVVLNHSYQPDSSRERSALCNVTANVNALKSWETYQNLSRYKRSVKELDRFLAMAGRSSGCRLRLKNLVYPDLTPVKSTDLRHAFEHPEKSPFYAYFEELADRAAAASPEIIGISLMFLSQALSAFSLIGCLRRRTITSKILLGGGLLTSWMNDSNRQPPFQDMVDACLPHRGDQALLDYLGVKQTVACGLPDYSDFNKDLYLSPARLFPYSTSLGCYWNKCRFCPEAAEKKSFQPLSSEQLTADLQNLREKERTGVIHFLDNAIPPKHLNRIIDNPPKAWWYGYVRFEPALESKDYCQALYESGCRMLQLGLESGDQQVLNEMRKGTRLSAVRRILDNLHQSGIAAYVYVLFGTPYETAETARHTFEFIQRMSERIDWMNPSIFNLPLLSSEINDYETNLFYPGDLSLYADFRHPHGWGRREVRRFVQNEFLQDPVIKSIYQRTPPSFTSEPCCLFPACPKPARLIFIRPARFRVRNPAQTGSSILFLQQIPACV